The following nucleotide sequence is from Candidatus Jordarchaeales archaeon.
AGCCAATATTGGTGCTCCACAATTAGTTAAGGGCTACGGCGTAAAGGAACTCGAGAACATAGTTTCGATGATAGATGCAGACGTCTTAGCAGTGCACTTGAACTCTCTTCAGGAAGCGGTTCAGCCCGAGGGAGAAGCTTTCTTTAGAGGAGTTTTAGAGAAATTGAGGCAAGTAACGGAACTACTGGACGTCCCCGTCATGGTTAAAGAGACCGGATGTGGTATAGCGGCGGAGGAAGCTCTTTTACTCGAAGAGGTTGGTGTGAAAGCTGTGGATGTAGGGGGTGCAGGAGGGACAAGTTGGTCTGCGGTCGAACATTTCAGAAGAAAGGGGGACGAACTTGGAAAAACTTTCTGGGATTGGGGGATACCTACTGCCGTCGCCACGGTTGAAGTTGCAGCAGCAACGAATCTCAAGGTTGTAGCAACCGGCGGAGTTAGAAGCGGCGTCCACGTGGCAAAGGCTATTGCACTTGGCGCTGACGCTGCCGGGATCGCTTACCCATTCCTCGAGCACGCATATAAAGGGGACTACCATGGGGGTCGCGCCCTTATGGAGAAAATTATCAGGGAACTCAAGGTGACAATGTTCCTGACGGGATCGAGAGAAGTGAGTGACCTAAAAAGGACGCGCCTAATATTGACCGGCGCAACGGCGGAATGGTTGAAGCTTCGCGGCATCGACATCAGTCTTTTTGCTAAGGGAAAAAGACCGCGGTTAAAAGTTGCGTTTGGAGAACCAAAAGATTCATAAGGAAAGAGGGTGTTCCCATCACTGCTGAACCCTTATGAGGGCTAAAGCCTGAAGGAGGGATCTTTGGTTGTCTAAGCCTCACGTTAGGTTCAAAACGCCAAGCGAAATAGCCTCAAAGGCTCTTGAGTGCCTTGAAATAGCACGTGACACGGGAAAGATAAAGAGAGGGACTAATGAAACAACGAAGGCTGTCGAGAGAGGACTGGCAAAGCTGGTGCTTATAGCAGAGAACGTTGACCCGCCGGAAATAGTAATGCACCTGCCACTGTTATGTGAAGAAAAGGGCATTCCCTACCTCTATGTTCCAAGCAAAGAGGAGCTGGGGTCGGCAGCGGGGATAGATAGACCGGCAGCATCAGCTTGTATAATAGATCCTGGACAAGCAGGGCAGCTAGTGAAAGACATAGCAGAGAAAATTGCTGAAATAAGAAAGTGAACTAAGCGGCCTACAGTTTCTTGGAAACATAAACCCCCTCTTTTTCATATCCATGTCTGTAGTAATATTCTTTCACACCTAAACCCGAGAGCACTAATATTTTCTTTGCGTCACATTCTTCTCTAGCTATTCTTTCAGCATTTGCTAGAAGTTGTTCTCCGTAGCTCTTATGTTGCCAGGCATCTTTAAGTCTCTCACCTAAGGGGACAAGCGGACCGTAAACACGGAGTTCTCTAACTATCACTGAAGGCTGACTGGAGACTTCGGGTCTGTGAGCCTTCTCTGAGGGAACCCTCATCCTTATGAAACCAATA
It contains:
- the rpl7ae gene encoding 50S ribosomal protein L7Ae produces the protein MSKPHVRFKTPSEIASKALECLEIARDTGKIKRGTNETTKAVERGLAKLVLIAENVDPPEIVMHLPLLCEEKGIPYLYVPSKEELGSAAGIDRPAASACIIDPGQAGQLVKDIAEKIAEIRK
- the fni gene encoding type 2 isopentenyl-diphosphate Delta-isomerase, with the protein product MSNTKTKERKMEHIEICLRENVQFFKSAGFDDIEFVHCAVPEVNLDEVSLEIELFGKRLRAPIIIAAMTGGTRKGGEINAFLAMLAEEFGVGIGVGSQRAAVEDASLRDTFSVVKEKAPSTLKIANIGAPQLVKGYGVKELENIVSMIDADVLAVHLNSLQEAVQPEGEAFFRGVLEKLRQVTELLDVPVMVKETGCGIAAEEALLLEEVGVKAVDVGGAGGTSWSAVEHFRRKGDELGKTFWDWGIPTAVATVEVAAATNLKVVATGGVRSGVHVAKAIALGADAAGIAYPFLEHAYKGDYHGGRALMEKIIRELKVTMFLTGSREVSDLKRTRLILTGATAEWLKLRGIDISLFAKGKRPRLKVAFGEPKDS